In one window of Aphidius gifuensis isolate YNYX2018 linkage group LG4, ASM1490517v1, whole genome shotgun sequence DNA:
- the LOC122853813 gene encoding uncharacterized protein LOC122853813 gives MIHSPCGDWCKDNNNKCSKHFPKAFQDETIMDENGYPTYRRRNAGVFDRLQGGTADNQYVVLYNAVLLKLFNSHINTEIVSTIQSVKYLYKYIYKGHDAAAIEVTNGNESSMNHDEIHNFIETRYVGPVEACDRSLQKKSHSIIRLPIHLPNQQMVMISDEATDDSIRSALEKNTMLIEYFALNQRDTEAEKFTYAEIPSYYVFKKSSNAVNKSWEERKQDRKVIGRMYSISPHQIELFHLRLLLLTVKRAESFEDIRTVDGKTYGTFHGAC, from the coding sequence ATGATACATAGTCCATGTGGAGATTGGtgcaaagataataataataaatgttcaaAACACTTTCCCAAAGCATTCCAAGATGAAACAATAATGGATGAAAATGGATATCCTACTTACCGCCGCAGAAATGCTGGAGTTTTTGATCGTTTACAGGGAGGAACCGCTGATAATCAATATGTTGTTCTTTATAATgctgtattattaaaattatttaatagtcaCATCAATACAGAAATAGTATCAACTATCCAATCTGTTAAATATTTgtacaagtatatatataaaggacATGATGCTGCAGCTATCGAAGTGACGAATGGCAATGAAAGCTCTATGAACCATGATGAAATACACAATTTTATAGAAACTCGATACGTAGGTCCAGTTGAAGCATGTGATCGatctttacaaaaaaaaagtcattcgATTATACGTTTGCCTATACATTTACCTAACCAACAAATGGTCATGATAAGTGACGAAGCTACAGATGACTCTATTAGATCAgcgttagaaaaaaatactatgCTGATTGAATATTTTGCATTGAATCAACGTGATACAGAAGCGGAAAAATTCACATATGCAGAAATTCCATCATATTACGTGTTTAAAAAGTCTTCTAATGCTGTCAATAAATCATGGGAAGAACGCAAACAAGATCGCAAGGTTATAGGAAGAATGTACTCTATAAGTCCCCATCAAATCGAATTATTTCATCTTCGGTTATTATTGCTAACAGTTAAAAGAGCTGAGAGTTTTGAAGATATACGAACAGTTGATGGAAAAACATATGGTACTTTCCATGGTGCATGCTGA